From Candidatus Eisenbacteria bacterium:
ACGAGCGCCGCCTTGTCGTCGAGCGAGACGAGGATGCCGTAGACGCTCTCGGTGTTGTGCACGATGCGGCGGATGTTGGCGGCGTCCTCGGGCGTCTTGGGCAAGCCGATCATGACCGGCTCGGCGCGCAGGAAGCCCCCCGACTGGGCGCGCAGGTAGCGCGTCGTGCGGTGGCCGATCGAGTCGATCTGGTTGTGGTTCACGCCGTAGACCTGATCGACGGCCTCGGTGATCTTATAGATGCGCGCCAGGGTCGGAACGGTGAAGATGCTGCCCTCCTTCACCTCGACCATCAGCTGGATGTTGTTCGCGCCGCCGAACGTCCCGGCGTACTTGTTGTGGATCTGGACGAACGGATGGCTCTGCGGCAGCAGGTCGCCGAAGCTCGTCTCGAGCTTCAGCTGGAAGCTCCAGTAGGCGAAGAGCCCCGTGATTGCCAGGACGAGGATCATGATGGGGTTGCGGTGGTCGATCAGGCGCTCGCCGAGCCAGTAGAGCGCTCGTTTGTCCTGCGCGCTTACGTCTTCCATGCTCATGGGTGTTCTCCTACACTCCCGCGCT
This genomic window contains:
- a CDS encoding transporter, which produces MSMEDVSAQDKRALYWLGERLIDHRNPIMILVLAITGLFAYWSFQLKLETSFGDLLPQSHPFVQIHNKYAGTFGGANNIQLMVEVKEGSIFTVPTLARIYKITEAVDQVYGVNHNQIDSIGHRTTRYLRAQSGGFLRAEPVMIGLPKTPEDAANIRRIVHNTESVYGILVSLDDKAALV